One Setaria viridis chromosome 3, Setaria_viridis_v4.0, whole genome shotgun sequence DNA window includes the following coding sequences:
- the LOC117850487 gene encoding uncharacterized protein, with amino-acid sequence MTDMLETTMLQTGNCLLAPKIFQQKNQELRRSSSECSNNRNTSQLVPGGVSGGGSSEVAETVRCACCSVPEDCTAAYIRRVRAAHCGSWVCGLCAEAVGERMRREPGAGVEAALRWHTAVCRDFNATTRLNPKLSLAGSMRDIARRSFNRRSSSATTCHDELRASSKTMERAVSCQPRFFA; translated from the exons ATGACAGATATGCTGGAGACCACGATGCTGCAAACTGGCAATTGCCTACTAGCACCCAAG ATTTTTCAGCAAAAGAATCAAGAGCTGCGGCGGTCATCCTCGGAGTGCTCCAACAACCGGAACACGAGCCAACTCGTTCCTGGCGGTGTCAGTGGCGGCGGAAGCTCGGAGGTTGCGGAGACGGTGCGGTGCGCGTGCTGCAGCGTGCCGGAGGATTGCACGGCCGCGTACATCCGCCGCGTCCGCGCGGCGCACTGCGGGAGCTGGGTGTGCGGCCTCTGCGCGGAGGCCGTCGGCGAGCGGATGCGGCGGGAGCCAGGCGCCGGCGTGGAGGCGGCGCTGCGGTGGCACACGGCGGTGTGCAGGGACTTCAACGCGACCACCAGGCTGAACCCGAAGCTTTCCCTTGCCGGCTCCATGAGGGACATCGCGCGGAGGAGCTTCAACCggcggtcgtcgtcggcgacgacgTGCCACGATGAGCTCCGCGCCTCCAGCAAGACGATGGAGAGGGCCGTCAGCTGCCAGCCCCGCTTCTTTGCGTGA
- the LOC117851019 gene encoding protein RALF-like 19, protein MVCLGTASSLVALAAAFLLIYCAASTSKTLASAAGTMTEVRASPSCDRALGQCAAGSDEEDEVVVARRSMTARQPRDRYISYAALRADQVPCNQRGRSYYSNCGASQQPANPYRRGCSAITRCARNTKEE, encoded by the coding sequence ATGGTTTGCCTCGGCACCGCGTCGTCGCTCGTGGCCCTGGCGGCGGCCTTCCTCCTGATCTACTGCGCGGCGTCGACGTCGAAGACgctggcctccgccgccggcacgaTGACGGAGGTCCGGGCGTCGCCGTCGTGCGACCGGGCGCTGGGGCAGTGCGCGGCGGGgagcgacgaggaggacgaggtggtggtggcgcggcggtCGATGACGGCGCGGCAGCCCCGGGACCGGTACATCAGCTACGCGGCGCTGCGGGCGGACCAGGTGCCCTGCAACCAGCGCGGCCGCTCCTACTACAGCAACTGCGGCGCGTCGCAGCAGCCCGCCAACCCCTACCGCCGAGGATGCTCCGCCATCACCCGCTGCGCGCGCAACACGAAAGAGGAATGA